CACGATTTCGGCCTCTTTCTCGTGGAACTTGGCGTTCAGCACCTGGTGCCTGATCTTTTCCTTGTCGAGCAGATTGGACAAATATTCCGAGGTCTCGATGGAGACCGTGCCCACCAGCACCGGCTGTCGGCGCGCCAGGCAATCCTTGACGTCCTGGATGATGGCGTTGAATTTTTCTCTGGCGGTGAGATAAACGAGATCGCTGTAGTCCTTGCGGATCATGGGCCGGTGGGTGGGAATCACCACCACTTCCAGATTGTAGATCTGCTGGAACTCGTAGGCCTCGGTGTCGGCGGTGCCGGTCATGCCGGAGAGCTTCCGATACAAACGGAAGTAATTCTGGAAGGTGATCGAGGCGAGCGTCTGATTCTCGTTTTGGATCGCCACGCCCTCCTTGGCCTCGACGGCCTGGTGCAGGCCCTCCGACCAGCGCCGGCCCGGCATGGTGCGCCCGGTGAACTCGTCCACGATGATGATCTGATTATCCTTGACGATGTAATCCACATCGCGCTGGAACAGTGCATGGGCGCGCAGCGCCGCGTCGAGGTGATGCATCAGCCGGATGTTGGCGGGGTCGTAGAGGCTCTCGTGTTCGGTGAGGATGCCAGCCTCTACCAGCAATTGCTCCACGCGGCTGAGACCCTCTTCGGTCAGCAAGGCCTGCCGCGCCTTTTCGTCTACCGAGTAATCGCCGGGGCCGTCTTCGGCTTGCTGCTTGGTGAGACGCGGAATCAGGACGTTGATCTTGGTGTACAGCTCGGAGCTTTCGTCGGTGGGGCCCGAGATGATGAGCGGCGTGCGCGCCTCGTCTATCAGGATGGAGTCCACCTCATCCACGACGGCGAAGTTCAGTTTGCGCTGCATGCGCTGGACGGCCGTGAAGGCCATGTTGTCGCGCAGATAGTCGAAACCGAATTCGTTGTTGGTGCCGTAGGTAATGTCGGCCGCGTAGGCCGCGCGCTTCTCATCGGTCTCCATGCCAGGCACCACCACGCCGGTGGTCATGCCCAGAAATTCATAAATCTGCCCCATCCACTTGGCGTCGCGTTTGGCGAGATAGTCATTCACCGTGACTACGTGCACCCCCGCGCCTGACAGGGCGTTGAGATAGGCCGCCAGGGTGGCGACCAGGGTCTTGCCCTCGCCGGTGCGCATCTCGGAGATCTTGCCCTGGTGCAACACCATGCCGCCTATCAACTGCACGTCGAAATGGCGCATGTCGAGCACCCGCTTCCCGGCCTCGCGCACCGCGGCAAAGGCCTCGGGCAGCAGATCGTCCAGGGTTTTCCCCTGCGCCAGGCGGTCGCGGAATTCGGAGGTCTTGGACCGCAGCTCCTGATCGGTGAGTGCGGCGAACTGCGGCTCCAGCGCGTTGATCTGCGCCACCGTCTTGACCATACGCTTCAACAGTCGCTCGTTGCGGTTGCCGAAGATCTTGGTTAAAAGTTTGCTCGCCATAGCTCTGATTTAAGATTTAACGGAGGGAGATTAAGGGTAGTATGAGGACTTTGACAGGCTTTATAATCGGGGCATTATAGCACTTTGCCAAGGCCTGGACTGATGAGCGCGGCTAAATCACTGGAACAACTGCTGCATAGCGGCGAACTGGATAAATTACTCGCCCATGGCGCGCGGGTAGCCAAGGCGAATGAGGCGCTGTGCAACCGGCTCGAGGCCTCTTTGCGCGAGCACTGCCGGGTCGCCAATCTCAAGGGGGATACCGTCATCGTGATCGCCGATTCGCCGGTGTGGGCCGCCAAGCTGCGCTTTCAGACCGGCGCTATGCTGGAGATCTTGCGTGACCGGGGGTTCCCGGAGTTGCGTACACTGCGTATTAAGGTGAACCCGGTCAATGTGACCCGCGAGGCGGCTCCTCGTCACGGACCGCAACTGTCACAAAGCGCCGCCACAACCTTGCGGAGGGCGGCGGAAAGCACGGAGGATGTTGAATTGCGGGCCGTGTTGGAGCGTTTGGCTGGGAGAAACAAGGCCGAATAAATTCGGCCCTACGAACTGACGACCGGGTGCAGGTAGGAAATCGGCGCGCGGCTCTCGTCTTCGAAGGTCACCACTTCCCATGCTTTCGCGTCGGCGGTGAGCGCTCGCAACAGGCGATTGTTCAAGGCGTGGCCGGACTTGTGGCCGCTGAAGGCGCCGATCAGGCTGTGGCCCAATAGGTAAAGGTCGCCGATCGCGTCAAGCACCTTGTGCTTGACGAATTCGTCCTCGTAACGCAGGCCATCCTCGTTGAGGATGCGGTAATCGTCCATGACGACGGCGTTGTCCATACTGCCGCCGAGGGCCAGGCGCTTTTCGCGCAGCATCTCCAGGTCGCGCATAAAGCCGAAGGTGCGCGCGCGGCTCACCTCTTTGACAAACGAGGTGGTGGAGAAGTCCACGGTGGCCTCCTGGCTGTGGCCGCGGAACACCGGATGGTCGAAGTCTATGCTGAATGAGACCTTGAAACCCTCGAACGGCTCGAAGCGGGCCCACTTGTCGCCCTCTTCAACCTTGACGGAACGCTTGATACGGATAAAGCGCTTCGGCGCGTTTTGCTCTTCGATGCCCGCCGATTGGATCAGAAACACAAACGGTCCGGCGCTGCCGTCCATGATCGGCACCTCGGCGGCGCTGAGATCCACGTAGGCGTTATCAATACCGAGACCTGCCAAGGCGGAGAGCAGGTGCTCCACCGTGGAGATGCGCACCTCGCCCTTCATGAGGGTGGTGGACATCGAGGTATCGCCCACGTTTTCGGGGCGGGCTGGAATTTCGACCGGGGGGGACAAGTCCGTGCGGCGGAAGACGATGCCTGTATTGGGCGCCGCCGGACGCAAAGTCAGATAGACCTTTTCACCGGTGTGGATGCCGACGCCTGCCGCCCGGATAACGTTTTTGAGTGTGCGTTGTTTTATCATTAGCCGCCTTATGATAGTCGCCCACAGCGATGCAGGGCAATAACCGAGCAGCATGATAACACATAAATAAGCCTTTTGCCTAGCCAAGTAGTTGATATGACTGTAGATAGCTTCAACCGGGGCTCACCCCTATAGCTTGCCTTTGAGGACTAACCTTCTGCACCTACCCGAACAGCTTAGGTTTGACCAGGGATGTACAGCGGTGTATCTTTCCTGAAGTTGCGCTTGCGTAATCAACATAAGATATTGGTTTTTAAATTTAATTTGAAAGAATCGCTCGCTAACGTCGCAAAACAATACCCTATGTCGGACCCTCGCGTATTCTTTGCCTCTGAGCGCACACTTCTCGCGTGGATTCGGTCCGGGCTTACGATCATTGCTCTAGGCTTCATAGTTGCGCGGTTCGGCCTTCTTCTTACTCTCGCGCCGGCGGCGCATGTTCCGGCTGATGGGACCCAAGCGCATTGGGTATCTAGCGCGATCGGCATCGTCTTGGTAATTCTCGGCTCAATCTCGATCGCCACCGCCCTGCATAATCACAGAATCTATGTGCGGTCCCTGCCGCCTGGCGACATCCCTCGGTTGCCATTGCCGTGGCTCACCTCTTTTCTT
The DNA window shown above is from Gammaproteobacteria bacterium and carries:
- the secA gene encoding preprotein translocase subunit SecA; translation: MASKLLTKIFGNRNERLLKRMVKTVAQINALEPQFAALTDQELRSKTSEFRDRLAQGKTLDDLLPEAFAAVREAGKRVLDMRHFDVQLIGGMVLHQGKISEMRTGEGKTLVATLAAYLNALSGAGVHVVTVNDYLAKRDAKWMGQIYEFLGMTTGVVVPGMETDEKRAAYAADITYGTNNEFGFDYLRDNMAFTAVQRMQRKLNFAVVDEVDSILIDEARTPLIISGPTDESSELYTKINVLIPRLTKQQAEDGPGDYSVDEKARQALLTEEGLSRVEQLLVEAGILTEHESLYDPANIRLMHHLDAALRAHALFQRDVDYIVKDNQIIIVDEFTGRTMPGRRWSEGLHQAVEAKEGVAIQNENQTLASITFQNYFRLYRKLSGMTGTADTEAYEFQQIYNLEVVVIPTHRPMIRKDYSDLVYLTAREKFNAIIQDVKDCLARRQPVLVGTVSIETSEYLSNLLDKEKIRHQVLNAKFHEKEAEIVAQAGRPGTVTIATNMAGRGTDIVLGGSLQAELGALAPETGEKEKTELRTEWQARHDEVIAAGGLHIIGTERHESRRVDNQLRGRSGRQGDPGSSRFYLSLEDNLMRIFASERVAGLMQKLGMNEGEAIEHPWVNKAIENAQRKVEGRNFDMRKQLLEYDDVANDQRKVIYELRNDLMAKDDVSDIVAANRDDVLNGIIDSHIAPQSIEEQWDVQGLEEALERDLGLRLPLRQWLHDDESLHEETLRKRIHDELKKSYKAKEAVAGPAVVRHFEKAVMLQVLDAFWKDHLAAMDYLRQGIHLRGYAQKNPKQEFKREAFELFGQMLSRFKQEVARIVCKVQVRAEEDVQAVEEQRRRTAALQFTHAPAATLSEQPEGGEATAPPEHPAAPFVREHPKVGRNEPCPCGSGKKYKQCHGKLA
- a CDS encoding DUF721 domain-containing protein, with the translated sequence MSAAKSLEQLLHSGELDKLLAHGARVAKANEALCNRLEASLREHCRVANLKGDTVIVIADSPVWAAKLRFQTGAMLEILRDRGFPELRTLRIKVNPVNVTREAAPRHGPQLSQSAATTLRRAAESTEDVELRAVLERLAGRNKAE
- a CDS encoding UDP-3-O-acyl-N-acetylglucosamine deacetylase; the protein is MIKQRTLKNVIRAAGVGIHTGEKVYLTLRPAAPNTGIVFRRTDLSPPVEIPARPENVGDTSMSTTLMKGEVRISTVEHLLSALAGLGIDNAYVDLSAAEVPIMDGSAGPFVFLIQSAGIEEQNAPKRFIRIKRSVKVEEGDKWARFEPFEGFKVSFSIDFDHPVFRGHSQEATVDFSTTSFVKEVSRARTFGFMRDLEMLREKRLALGGSMDNAVVMDDYRILNEDGLRYEDEFVKHKVLDAIGDLYLLGHSLIGAFSGHKSGHALNNRLLRALTADAKAWEVVTFEDESRAPISYLHPVVSS
- a CDS encoding DUF202 domain-containing protein, producing the protein MSDPRVFFASERTLLAWIRSGLTIIALGFIVARFGLLLTLAPAAHVPADGTQAHWVSSAIGIVLVILGSISIATALHNHRIYVRSLPPGDIPRLPLPWLTSFLAAALAISGFLLAAYLAFA